From the genome of Geobacter sp. SVR, one region includes:
- a CDS encoding alpha/beta fold hydrolase, producing the protein MNFITVGRENSGTIDLYYEDHGSGQPVVLIHGWPLSGASWERQVPVLVQAGYRVITYDRRGFGRSSKPVSGYDYDTLSNDLHEIVTKLDLRDVALVGFSMGGGEVARYLGTHGSERISKAVFMAAIPPFLLKTPDNPEGVDESVFIGIQKAIRDDRPAFLASFFANFYNVDILGGKRISEEAVRLSWNMASGASPVGTHDCVRAWLTDFRSDLKKIRIPVLVIHGDSDRTVPLAASAAQMSRFAEGSTLMVVPGAPHGLNWTHYEEVNRALLEFLGT; encoded by the coding sequence ATGAATTTCATTACCGTCGGCCGGGAAAATTCCGGCACCATTGACCTTTATTACGAAGACCACGGTTCCGGGCAGCCGGTGGTGCTGATTCATGGATGGCCCTTGAGCGGCGCATCCTGGGAGCGGCAGGTGCCGGTCCTGGTCCAGGCGGGCTACCGGGTGATCACCTACGACCGGAGGGGCTTCGGCCGTTCATCGAAACCGGTATCCGGCTACGATTACGACACCCTCTCCAATGACCTGCACGAGATCGTAACGAAGCTCGATCTACGCGACGTCGCGCTGGTTGGCTTCTCCATGGGGGGAGGCGAAGTTGCCCGCTATCTCGGGACCCACGGCTCCGAACGCATCAGCAAAGCGGTCTTCATGGCTGCCATTCCCCCCTTTCTGCTGAAAACCCCCGACAATCCGGAGGGGGTGGACGAAAGCGTATTCATCGGCATCCAGAAAGCGATCAGAGACGACCGTCCGGCATTTCTGGCCTCATTTTTCGCCAACTTCTACAATGTCGACATTCTCGGAGGAAAGCGGATCAGCGAGGAAGCGGTCCGCCTCAGCTGGAACATGGCCTCCGGCGCATCGCCGGTCGGTACCCACGACTGCGTGCGGGCCTGGCTGACCGATTTCCGCAGCGATCTCAAGAAAATCCGTATTCCGGTACTGGTCATCCATGGCGACAGCGACAGGACCGTGCCGCTGGCGGCATCGGCGGCGCAGATGAGCCGGTTCGCCGAGGGAAGCACGCTGATGGTCGTGCCGGGGGCCCCGCATGGCCTGAACTGGACCCATTACGAGGAGGTGAACCGGGCCCTGCTCGAGTTTCTGGGGACGTGA
- a CDS encoding L-dopachrome tautomerase-related protein yields the protein MAGRPIAAIVVAGLLCAMLAALAGCSTLPPNADVPAPVARDPLMEYARLADQPTGIAISSDARIFISFPRWDKAPAYSVAELLTDGSLRPYPDSSWNRWVGQAGDPQLSQHFICVQSVVVDKANNLWILDPASPSFKGVIRGGAKLVKVNLASDRVEQVILFDDSVIQPNSYLNDVRIDTARGVAYITDSGAGAIVVTNLKDGTSRRVLARSPSTKAEAGYVSEIDGKPLLQENGRPPQIHADGIALDSGGDYLYYHALNARGLYRIGTKYLTDPALSAEQMAARVEKVMETSLVDGMLMDEEGNLYLTLPVEKGIKRLGKDGNYTTVVRDPRLQWPDSLALSPDKVLYMTDSQINKMPRFNGGKDRRVLPYRVYKILLPMF from the coding sequence ATGGCAGGCAGACCGATTGCAGCGATTGTGGTGGCGGGATTGCTGTGCGCGATGCTGGCCGCACTGGCAGGCTGCAGTACGCTGCCGCCGAATGCCGACGTACCGGCACCGGTGGCCCGGGACCCGCTGATGGAATATGCCCGGCTGGCCGATCAACCCACCGGCATTGCCATTTCGTCCGATGCCCGTATTTTCATCTCCTTCCCCCGATGGGACAAAGCCCCCGCCTATTCGGTAGCAGAGCTGCTTACGGACGGTTCCCTGCGCCCGTATCCCGATAGCTCGTGGAACCGCTGGGTGGGGCAGGCCGGCGACCCGCAGCTGTCGCAGCATTTCATCTGCGTGCAGAGCGTGGTTGTGGACAAGGCCAATAACCTCTGGATCCTTGATCCCGCCTCCCCCTCCTTCAAAGGGGTCATCAGGGGAGGGGCGAAGCTGGTCAAGGTGAACCTGGCGTCCGACCGGGTGGAACAGGTGATTCTGTTCGATGACAGCGTCATTCAGCCGAACAGCTACCTCAACGACGTCCGCATCGATACTGCCAGGGGAGTGGCCTACATCACCGATTCAGGAGCAGGGGCCATTGTGGTCACCAACCTGAAGGACGGTACCAGCAGGCGGGTTCTGGCGAGAAGTCCTTCCACCAAGGCCGAGGCCGGGTATGTGTCCGAAATAGACGGGAAGCCGCTGCTGCAGGAGAACGGACGGCCGCCACAGATCCATGCGGATGGCATTGCCCTGGATTCCGGCGGGGACTATCTCTACTATCACGCCCTGAACGCCAGGGGGCTCTATCGGATCGGGACAAAGTACCTCACGGATCCGGCCCTGTCTGCCGAGCAGATGGCCGCCCGGGTTGAAAAGGTCATGGAGACGAGTCTGGTGGACGGGATGCTGATGGATGAGGAGGGCAATCTGTACCTGACCCTTCCGGTGGAAAAGGGGATCAAGCGCCTGGGCAAAGACGGCAACTATACGACGGTGGTGCGCGACCCGCGCCTGCAGTGGCCCGACAGCCTTGCCCTCTCTCCCGACAAGGTGCTCTACATGACCGACTCGCAGATCAACAAGATGCCGCGCTTCAATGGGGGCAAGGACCGGCGGGTGCTCCCCTACCGGGTGTACAAGATTCTGCTGCCGATGTTCTGA
- a CDS encoding cytochrome ubiquinol oxidase subunit I, whose amino-acid sequence MDNILAARALMGISLGFHIIYATIGIGLPFMLMLAEWLALRTGNDEYHRLARCWIRPAGLLFAIGAVSGTILSFELGLLWPRFMEASGPLIGLAFSIEGFAFFTEAIFLALYIYGERRLSRRSLFLCTIPLAVSAAASAVFVISANAWMNMPTGFRVVDGAFTDIQPFRVLANPVLAYQAFHGTMAAHVATGFAMAGIYALAMLRGRTSVENRRALTLSLAVAGACLPLMFLSGDFSAAFLATHEKPKLAAMEAHFRTTAGAPLIIGGWPDPATQQVRYGIEIPRLLSLLAHRDPDSVVEGLDAFPAGTTPDPRLVHPFFDLMVGSFFIMVAVAALFWWLRWRRRSVPEDRWVLRAILSASPFGMVALESGWLVTEFGRQPWIIQGHMRVAEGATTNSGIGIVLFLFLIVYLALTAGLLKMLLKRSETKGIDAGQEGQRVDT is encoded by the coding sequence ATGGACAATATCCTGGCCGCCCGCGCCCTGATGGGGATTTCGCTCGGGTTTCACATCATTTACGCCACCATCGGCATCGGATTGCCGTTCATGCTGATGCTGGCCGAATGGCTGGCCCTGCGCACCGGAAACGATGAATATCACCGGCTCGCCCGCTGCTGGATACGCCCGGCCGGGTTGCTGTTCGCCATCGGCGCCGTCTCCGGCACCATACTCTCCTTTGAGCTGGGATTGCTCTGGCCCCGTTTCATGGAGGCGAGTGGTCCCCTGATCGGGCTGGCCTTCTCAATCGAGGGTTTCGCCTTCTTTACCGAGGCCATCTTTCTGGCGCTCTACATCTACGGAGAGCGGAGGCTGTCGCGCCGGTCACTCTTCCTGTGCACCATCCCGCTCGCCGTTTCAGCTGCGGCCTCGGCAGTCTTTGTCATCAGCGCCAATGCCTGGATGAATATGCCCACCGGCTTTCGCGTCGTGGATGGCGCGTTTACCGACATCCAGCCGTTCCGGGTGCTGGCCAACCCGGTGCTGGCCTATCAGGCTTTTCACGGCACCATGGCGGCCCACGTTGCCACCGGCTTCGCCATGGCGGGCATCTACGCCCTGGCCATGCTGCGCGGTCGGACCAGCGTCGAGAACAGGCGCGCACTGACCCTGTCGCTGGCCGTGGCCGGCGCCTGCCTGCCGCTGATGTTTCTGTCCGGCGATTTTTCGGCGGCTTTCCTTGCCACGCACGAAAAGCCGAAACTGGCCGCTATGGAGGCCCATTTTCGCACCACGGCCGGCGCACCGCTCATCATCGGCGGCTGGCCCGACCCGGCCACGCAACAGGTGCGTTACGGGATCGAGATTCCCCGGCTCCTCAGCCTGCTGGCCCACAGAGATCCCGATTCCGTGGTGGAGGGGCTGGACGCCTTTCCCGCCGGCACCACTCCGGACCCGCGCCTGGTGCATCCCTTTTTCGATCTGATGGTGGGCTCGTTCTTCATCATGGTTGCCGTGGCCGCCCTGTTCTGGTGGCTGCGCTGGCGGAGGAGATCGGTCCCCGAGGACAGATGGGTGCTGCGGGCGATCCTGTCGGCATCCCCCTTCGGTATGGTCGCCCTGGAGAGCGGCTGGCTGGTGACGGAGTTCGGGCGCCAGCCCTGGATCATCCAGGGGCACATGCGCGTTGCGGAAGGGGCCACCACGAACAGCGGCATCGGCATCGTGCTGTTCCTGTTCCTGATCGTCTACCTCGCGCTTACCGCCGGACTTCTGAAGATGCTGCTCAAGCGGTCGGAAACTAAAGGCATCGATGCCGGGCAGGAGGGACAGCGTGTCGATACTTGA
- a CDS encoding cytochrome d ubiquinol oxidase subunit II produces MSILEFLAASALLLGLVMYAVFAGADFGGGIWTALASGPRAREQREALFHAIGPVWETNHVWLIFVVVVLFTAFPKGFAPLFTALLTPLVIALVGINLRGAAFAFRHYGRETGRDVPLIARTFEISSVLTPFALGVAVTATATGRITVHYAAEAGATQWLTPFTVVGGVTGMAICAYLAPIYMTVRTTGGLQEDFRRYGMIAGLVLGMVTAAAIPLARADAPLFASRLLGGWPLACVALAVVAGSTTETMLWRRRYLLGQISAAATVTLTIAGFCAAMFPDLLTGQLSLSAAAAPRSTLIAFLSVLPFGIVVLAPSLILLYRVFRGQPDPQLGPEL; encoded by the coding sequence GTGTCGATACTTGAATTTCTTGCAGCGTCGGCCCTGCTGCTCGGGCTGGTGATGTATGCCGTGTTCGCCGGGGCGGATTTCGGCGGCGGCATCTGGACCGCCCTGGCCTCGGGACCCCGGGCCCGCGAACAGCGTGAAGCGCTGTTCCATGCCATCGGGCCGGTCTGGGAAACAAATCACGTCTGGCTGATCTTCGTGGTGGTGGTGCTGTTCACCGCCTTTCCCAAAGGATTCGCCCCCCTTTTCACCGCTCTTCTGACGCCACTGGTGATTGCCCTGGTCGGCATCAACCTGCGGGGGGCGGCTTTCGCGTTCAGGCATTACGGCCGGGAGACCGGCAGGGACGTGCCCCTGATCGCCAGGACCTTCGAGATATCCAGCGTGCTTACCCCCTTTGCCCTCGGTGTGGCGGTGACTGCCACGGCAACCGGCAGGATTACGGTGCACTACGCCGCCGAAGCGGGAGCGACCCAGTGGCTGACCCCCTTTACGGTGGTGGGGGGAGTGACCGGCATGGCCATCTGCGCCTACCTGGCACCCATCTACATGACGGTTCGCACGACAGGAGGGCTGCAGGAGGATTTCAGGCGCTACGGCATGATCGCCGGCCTCGTCCTGGGGATGGTGACGGCTGCAGCAATCCCCTTGGCCAGGGCGGATGCGCCGCTGTTCGCCAGCCGTCTCCTCGGCGGCTGGCCCCTGGCCTGCGTGGCCCTGGCAGTTGTTGCCGGCAGCACCACCGAGACGATGCTCTGGCGTCGCAGATACCTGCTGGGGCAGATTAGCGCGGCCGCCACGGTCACTCTGACGATTGCCGGCTTCTGCGCCGCCATGTTCCCTGACCTGCTGACCGGCCAACTCTCCCTGTCGGCAGCCGCGGCGCCCCGATCAACGCTGATCGCCTTCTTATCCGTGCTCCCCTTCGGCATCGTCGTCCTGGCACCTTCGCTGATACTCTTGTATCGGGTGTTCCGCGGCCAGCCGGACCCGCAGCTCGGTCCGGAGCTTTAA
- a CDS encoding universal stress protein, with protein MDTVEGILVINRLTQYSRDVLLQGVKLARKYDARLSVLRLVSDPIDMKAVNAPGLFIKGEEYKNYLSSRQQYQEELDQTVRQVTRDGFPIKEFVSDKEPLSEIVRIVAEEKIDLILVLAHEEWRLEHLLFGGENDALIRTLPCSILLLKHEPGPVS; from the coding sequence ATGGATACTGTGGAAGGGATTCTCGTCATCAACCGGTTGACGCAGTATAGCCGGGATGTTTTGCTCCAAGGGGTGAAGCTGGCCCGGAAGTACGACGCCCGGCTCAGCGTTCTGCGTCTGGTCTCCGATCCGATAGATATGAAGGCTGTCAATGCCCCGGGTCTGTTCATCAAGGGAGAGGAATACAAGAACTACCTGTCGAGCAGGCAGCAGTACCAGGAGGAACTGGACCAGACGGTCCGCCAGGTCACCAGGGACGGCTTCCCCATCAAGGAGTTCGTCAGCGACAAGGAGCCGCTTTCCGAAATAGTGCGGATCGTGGCCGAGGAGAAGATCGATCTGATTCTTGTCCTGGCACATGAGGAATGGCGCCTGGAGCACCTTCTGTTCGGCGGCGAAAACGATGCGCTGATCCGCACGCTGCCCTGTTCGATACTGCTGCTGAAGCATGAACCGGGCCCGGTGTCCTAG
- a CDS encoding cyclopropane-fatty-acyl-phospholipid synthase family protein, with protein MNEMSRSLPASLSFLRDLLPDLQDTPFALRLWDGTVWNSRPSDRALFTLVVNSHDGLRRLFTAPDELRLGEAFIFGELDIEGDIVAAFRLADRLFDRRWSTLDRIRHGWNLLNSERGMPEEEGRGASLRGNYHSRKRDREAVRFHYDMGNDFYRLWLDKRMVYSCAYFTEQDDDLDNAQLQKLDYICRKLRLKPGERLLDIGCGWGGLVIHAAQRFGAEVIGITLSPPQAELAGERIREAGLQGRCRVEVCDYRELEGQGRFDKAVSVGMFEHVGEKRLPEYFRRVWDLLHPGGIFLNHGIAASLDHRSRKGGSFIDRYVFPDGELLLISDTLRAAEASGFEVRDLESLREHYALTLRHWVQRLEQAREEACRLTDDITYRIWRIYMAGSAHGFDIARLNLYQTLLVKPAEGRSCLPLTRGDWYEQEEGKPSG; from the coding sequence ATGAACGAGATGAGTCGATCGTTGCCCGCCAGCCTGTCATTTCTTCGGGACCTCCTGCCCGATCTGCAGGACACCCCCTTTGCCCTGCGGTTGTGGGATGGTACCGTCTGGAACTCACGGCCCTCTGACAGGGCGCTTTTTACCCTGGTCGTCAACAGCCATGACGGTCTGCGCAGGTTGTTCACGGCACCCGACGAACTGAGGCTCGGCGAAGCCTTCATCTTCGGTGAGCTGGATATCGAAGGGGACATCGTGGCCGCCTTCCGGCTGGCGGACCGGCTGTTTGACAGGCGGTGGAGCACCCTGGACAGAATTCGCCATGGCTGGAATTTACTCAATTCCGAGAGGGGGATGCCGGAGGAGGAGGGGCGGGGAGCGAGTCTGAGGGGGAATTACCACAGCCGCAAGCGGGACAGGGAGGCGGTCCGGTTCCATTACGATATGGGCAACGACTTTTACCGCCTGTGGCTGGATAAGCGGATGGTATATTCCTGCGCCTATTTCACCGAACAGGACGACGACCTCGATAATGCACAACTGCAGAAGCTCGACTATATCTGCCGCAAGCTGCGGCTCAAGCCGGGGGAGCGGCTCCTGGACATAGGCTGCGGCTGGGGAGGGCTCGTAATCCATGCGGCTCAACGATTCGGTGCCGAGGTCATCGGCATTACCCTGAGCCCGCCGCAGGCTGAACTGGCCGGCGAACGGATACGGGAAGCCGGCCTGCAGGGGCGCTGCCGCGTGGAGGTGTGCGATTACCGGGAACTGGAGGGGCAGGGGCGATTCGACAAGGCGGTCAGCGTCGGGATGTTCGAACATGTGGGGGAGAAACGCTTGCCGGAGTATTTCAGGCGCGTATGGGACCTTCTGCATCCCGGCGGCATTTTCCTGAATCACGGCATTGCAGCCAGTCTGGACCATCGCTCGCGCAAGGGGGGCTCGTTCATCGACCGGTACGTATTCCCGGACGGGGAGCTGCTGTTGATCAGCGACACCCTGCGGGCGGCGGAAGCCAGCGGGTTCGAGGTACGCGACCTCGAATCGCTGCGGGAGCATTATGCCCTGACGCTCAGGCACTGGGTGCAGCGCCTGGAGCAAGCCAGGGAAGAGGCCTGCCGCCTTACGGACGATATAACCTACCGCATCTGGCGCATCTACATGGCCGGTTCGGCACACGGCTTCGATATTGCCAGGCTCAACCTCTACCAGACGCTCCTGGTAAAGCCGGCAGAGGGAAGATCCTGTCTGCCGCTGACCAGGGGGGACTGGTACGAACAAGAGGAGGGGAAACCGTCGGGATAG
- a CDS encoding CsbD family protein: MRSGIKDTAKGKFHEVKGKIKEATGELVNSPKTALEGRDEKVAGKIQKNVGKAERKLNK, encoded by the coding sequence GTGAGATCCGGAATCAAGGATACCGCGAAAGGCAAGTTTCATGAGGTAAAAGGCAAAATCAAAGAAGCAACAGGAGAACTTGTCAACAGCCCTAAAACGGCACTTGAAGGACGTGACGAAAAAGTAGCCGGAAAAATACAGAAAAACGTAGGTAAAGCGGAAAGAAAACTCAACAAATAA
- a CDS encoding cytochrome B6 — MERHGKAAVTLLVAGGLTFVCSESWTQPKKEPKNTAPYDAVMDAQTPKDVPVKRPEQKKTSHDQPENFSATKAEPSSTEFTKQPEEGKISGFDFYRDPLNAKKPMTTTFEEVYKADLAEKQKVADQQRRYLESHYNLTPNLSPDVTMTRGKPIAVGPTARLPQGTTWEQLAVTSPEAMRQNNLFPYPPLPHPKQVAGGQVFPQMQIDMFPRLQRFDVDFDIPDAFLPEFPPAIFLQNRPELGDVSQGEVVSINNYYRLFKDLLTPVQLDGLRMLLTPFPQEEFNPTDDRKSPQPSLGVACLDCHVNGHTTGQFHLSPDIRPQERRFRLDTTSLRGLFNQQIHGSKRSLRSVEDFTEFEQRTAYFNGDEIHAAKKGMNIISRVQVAHMAQMQNMFGVPPAPKLDTSGRLDPKKATPAELAGQKVFFEKGKCGNCHIPPFYMDQQMHDLKMERFTREPGDGPIKTFTLRGIKESPPYMHDGRCLTLEDTVEFFNLVLELKLTKEEKANLVAFMRVL, encoded by the coding sequence ATGGAGCGACACGGAAAAGCGGCGGTGACCCTGCTGGTGGCAGGGGGGCTGACCTTTGTCTGCAGCGAATCGTGGACACAGCCTAAAAAGGAACCGAAGAACACGGCACCCTATGACGCGGTCATGGATGCCCAGACCCCCAAAGATGTGCCGGTGAAGCGCCCCGAGCAGAAAAAGACATCCCATGACCAACCGGAAAATTTCAGCGCCACCAAGGCGGAACCGTCATCGACCGAATTTACCAAACAGCCCGAAGAGGGGAAAATATCAGGTTTCGATTTCTACCGCGATCCGCTCAATGCCAAAAAACCGATGACCACCACCTTCGAGGAGGTCTACAAGGCCGACCTGGCGGAGAAACAGAAAGTGGCCGACCAGCAGCGCCGGTATCTGGAGTCGCATTACAACCTGACCCCGAACCTCTCTCCGGACGTTACAATGACCCGCGGAAAGCCGATTGCCGTGGGCCCGACCGCCCGGCTGCCGCAGGGGACCACCTGGGAGCAACTGGCAGTCACTTCTCCCGAGGCGATGCGCCAGAATAACCTCTTCCCTTATCCGCCATTGCCGCATCCCAAGCAGGTAGCGGGGGGACAGGTTTTCCCCCAGATGCAGATCGACATGTTTCCGCGGCTGCAGCGCTTTGATGTTGATTTCGACATCCCGGACGCCTTTCTGCCCGAGTTTCCACCGGCCATTTTCCTGCAGAACCGGCCCGAGCTGGGTGACGTCTCCCAGGGCGAGGTGGTGTCGATCAACAACTACTACCGTCTCTTCAAGGACCTGTTGACGCCGGTGCAGCTCGACGGTCTGCGCATGCTGCTGACCCCCTTCCCCCAGGAGGAGTTCAACCCGACCGATGACCGCAAGAGCCCGCAGCCGAGCCTGGGGGTGGCCTGTCTCGACTGCCACGTCAACGGCCACACCACCGGCCAATTCCACCTCAGTCCCGACATCCGCCCGCAGGAGCGCCGCTTCCGGCTCGACACCACGAGCCTCAGGGGGCTTTTCAACCAGCAGATCCACGGTTCCAAGCGCAGCCTGCGCTCGGTGGAGGATTTCACCGAGTTCGAACAGCGCACCGCCTACTTCAACGGCGACGAGATCCATGCCGCCAAGAAGGGCATGAACATCATCAGCCGCGTCCAGGTGGCGCACATGGCACAGATGCAGAACATGTTCGGCGTGCCCCCGGCACCCAAGCTGGACACGAGCGGCCGGCTGGACCCTAAAAAGGCGACTCCTGCAGAATTAGCGGGCCAAAAGGTGTTCTTTGAAAAGGGCAAGTGCGGCAACTGCCACATCCCCCCCTTCTACATGGACCAGCAGATGCACGACCTGAAAATGGAGCGCTTCACACGCGAGCCGGGGGACGGACCAATCAAGACCTTCACCCTGCGGGGCATCAAGGAGAGCCCCCCCTACATGCACGACGGCCGCTGCCTGACTCTGGAGGATACGGTGGAGTTCTTCAACCTGGTGCTGGAGCTGAAGCTGACCAAAGAGGAGAAAGCGAACCTGGTGGCATTCATGCGGGTACTGTAA
- a CDS encoding four-helix bundle copper-binding protein: MAIETVLKSHPRKTLIELHSFVSCIEACIQCAETCTSCADACLAEERVQTLRKCIRLDLDCADICRTTARILTRQTEPEPQFMRILLDVCVTMCGLCARECETHAEMHRHCRICAEACRECERNSRQLLAELPGGAGLAH, encoded by the coding sequence ATGGCAATCGAAACGGTGCTCAAATCCCATCCCCGGAAAACCCTGATCGAACTGCACAGTTTCGTCTCCTGCATAGAGGCGTGCATTCAATGCGCCGAAACCTGCACCAGTTGTGCCGATGCCTGCCTGGCAGAGGAACGGGTGCAGACGTTGCGGAAATGCATCCGGCTGGATCTGGACTGCGCCGACATCTGCCGGACAACGGCCCGCATTCTCACCAGGCAGACCGAACCGGAACCGCAGTTCATGCGTATCCTGCTGGATGTGTGTGTCACCATGTGCGGTCTGTGCGCCCGGGAGTGCGAAACCCATGCGGAGATGCACCGCCATTGCAGGATCTGTGCGGAAGCCTGCCGCGAGTGCGAACGGAACTCCCGGCAGCTTCTGGCGGAACTGCCGGGAGGGGCGGGGCTTGCCCACTGA
- the dinB gene encoding DNA polymerase IV: MSIPRTIIHVDMNAFFASVEQQDNPDLRGKPIAVVGRGNRAIVTTASYEARAFGVRTGMAKWEALRCCPELIMVVGNNRRYAAVSTGINRIFLDYTPDVEAFSIDESWLDVTGSLALFGGAERIARQIKARIRQEFGLTCSIGIAPNKLLAKLASEMQKPDGLTVIPPAEVARVLERLPIGELCGIGKKMQRHLNMMSIHTCGELGRCDEERLIRKFGIVGSRLKRMGQGIDDAPVVPHGEDDDVKSVGHSMTLERDVERREDILRFLLQLSERVGSRARRYGLSGKTVTLYVRYADFFSSFGKQTSLGRHINLSGDIYRTVVSILDTVTLEQPVRLLGVRLSNLKHEGEQLPLFAEERKRLFAARAMDVLNERFGARSVTLGSLLAGEEEKGQGVIPPSWRPEGIKKVE; this comes from the coding sequence ATGAGTATCCCCCGCACCATCATTCATGTCGACATGAACGCCTTTTTCGCTTCGGTGGAACAACAGGACAACCCCGATCTGCGCGGTAAACCGATTGCCGTGGTGGGGCGCGGCAACCGCGCGATCGTCACCACCGCCTCCTATGAGGCCCGGGCCTTCGGGGTCAGGACCGGCATGGCCAAATGGGAAGCCCTGCGCTGCTGTCCGGAGCTGATCATGGTAGTGGGGAACAACCGCCGATACGCTGCGGTTTCCACCGGCATCAATCGCATCTTCCTCGACTACACCCCTGACGTGGAAGCCTTCAGCATCGACGAGTCCTGGCTGGATGTCACCGGTTCGCTTGCGCTGTTTGGAGGTGCGGAACGGATCGCCCGCCAGATCAAGGCTCGCATCAGACAGGAGTTCGGGCTGACCTGTTCGATCGGCATCGCCCCCAACAAGCTGCTGGCAAAGCTGGCCAGCGAAATGCAGAAGCCGGACGGCCTGACCGTAATCCCCCCTGCAGAGGTGGCCCGGGTCCTGGAACGGCTGCCTATCGGCGAATTGTGCGGTATCGGCAAAAAGATGCAGCGCCACCTGAATATGATGTCGATCCATACCTGCGGCGAGCTGGGGCGTTGCGACGAAGAGCGTTTGATCCGCAAGTTCGGCATCGTGGGGAGCCGCCTGAAGCGGATGGGGCAGGGGATCGACGATGCACCGGTAGTCCCTCACGGCGAGGACGACGACGTCAAGAGCGTCGGGCATTCCATGACCCTGGAGCGCGACGTGGAGAGGCGGGAGGATATCCTGCGCTTTCTGCTGCAGCTCTCCGAACGGGTGGGGAGCCGCGCCAGGCGCTACGGCCTGAGCGGCAAGACCGTCACGCTCTACGTGCGGTATGCCGACTTCTTCAGCAGCTTCGGCAAGCAGACCTCGCTGGGGCGGCACATCAACCTGAGCGGCGACATTTACCGCACCGTGGTGAGCATCCTTGACACCGTTACCCTGGAACAGCCGGTGCGGCTCCTGGGGGTGCGGCTCTCGAATCTGAAGCACGAGGGGGAGCAGCTGCCGCTGTTCGCTGAAGAGCGCAAGCGGCTGTTCGCGGCCAGGGCCATGGACGTCCTGAATGAGCGCTTCGGCGCCCGGTCGGTGACCCTGGGGAGCCTGCTGGCCGGGGAGGAAGAGAAAGGGCAGGGGGTGATTCCCCCCAGTTGGAGGCCGGAAGGGATCAAGAAGGTAGAGTAG